The following proteins come from a genomic window of Achromobacter deleyi:
- a CDS encoding PQQ-binding-like beta-propeller repeat protein: protein MKAKPAEILREYGPFPGVTDVHGVSYDGSHVWIAVGDKLHALDPASGAVVRSIDVTARAGTAFDGKHLYQLADSIIQKIDPASGRVLATVPAPEGGGNSGMTWAEGMLWIARYKDRKIHQVDPATGAILRTIESDRYVTGVTWVDGNLWHGTWEDDASELRRLDPANGEVLERLAMPPGVYVSGLESDGGDVLYCGGATSGRVRAVRRPRASA from the coding sequence ATGAAAGCCAAGCCCGCAGAAATCCTCCGTGAATACGGCCCCTTCCCCGGCGTCACCGACGTGCACGGCGTCTCTTACGATGGCAGCCACGTCTGGATCGCCGTCGGCGACAAGCTGCATGCGCTGGACCCGGCCAGCGGCGCCGTGGTGCGCTCCATCGACGTCACCGCGCGCGCCGGCACCGCCTTCGACGGCAAGCACCTCTACCAGCTGGCCGACAGCATCATCCAGAAGATCGACCCGGCCTCGGGCCGCGTGCTGGCCACCGTGCCGGCGCCCGAGGGCGGCGGCAATTCGGGCATGACCTGGGCCGAAGGCATGCTCTGGATCGCCCGCTACAAGGACCGCAAAATCCACCAGGTCGACCCCGCCACCGGCGCCATCCTGCGCACCATCGAGTCGGACCGCTACGTGACCGGCGTCACCTGGGTCGATGGCAACCTGTGGCACGGCACCTGGGAAGACGACGCCAGCGAGTTGCGGCGGCTGGATCCGGCCAACGGCGAAGTGCTGGAGCGATTGGCGATGCCGCCCGGCGTCTACGTCTCCGGCCTGGAGTCGGACGGCGGCGACGTGCTGTATTGCGGCGGCGCCACCAGCGGCCGGGTGCGGGCGGTGCGCCGGCCGCGCGCCAGCGCCTGA
- a CDS encoding helix-turn-helix domain-containing protein: protein MDALIQAAARALASGDPLAALGRVALRDDAPALALRGIALAQLGDFERARPLVRRAARAFGAKDPVARARCVVAEAEIALASRDLGWPTAALEAARATLERHGDRRNAAYAGYLAGRRLILMGRLEQAEQVLSGLDPAPFPPALRAVHELALAGIALRRVQATAARAALARAAHAAQAAGIPALQAEVRQASQTLEAPAAHLHHAGQTRALRLDDVEALLASDALVIDACRYAVQGAHGTLALASRPILFTLAQALGQAWPDDVPRDALIAQAFRTRHPDESHRARLRVEIGRLRAALGTLAGIRATRQGFALTSAAGAVAVLTPPMQERHAAVLALLADGEAWSSSALALATGASQRQVQRALDALAAAGRAQPLGRGRARRWITPPLPGFATTLLLPVPLPNA from the coding sequence GTGGACGCGCTGATCCAGGCCGCGGCCCGGGCGCTGGCCAGCGGCGATCCCCTGGCCGCGCTGGGCCGGGTGGCGCTGCGCGACGACGCGCCGGCGCTGGCGTTGCGCGGCATCGCGCTGGCGCAACTGGGCGACTTCGAACGCGCCCGGCCGCTGGTGCGCCGCGCCGCCCGCGCGTTCGGCGCCAAGGATCCGGTGGCGCGCGCCCGCTGCGTGGTGGCCGAAGCCGAGATCGCGCTGGCCTCGCGCGACCTGGGCTGGCCGACGGCGGCGCTCGAGGCCGCCCGCGCCACGCTCGAACGCCATGGCGATCGGCGCAACGCGGCCTATGCCGGCTACCTGGCCGGCCGCCGCCTGATCCTGATGGGACGCCTGGAGCAAGCCGAGCAGGTGCTATCGGGACTGGACCCCGCCCCCTTCCCGCCGGCCTTGCGGGCGGTGCATGAACTGGCCCTGGCCGGCATCGCGCTGCGGCGCGTGCAGGCCACGGCGGCGCGCGCCGCGCTGGCCCGTGCCGCGCACGCCGCGCAGGCGGCCGGCATCCCCGCTTTGCAGGCCGAAGTGCGCCAGGCGTCGCAAACGCTCGAAGCGCCGGCGGCGCACCTGCACCACGCCGGCCAGACGCGCGCGCTGCGCCTGGACGACGTAGAGGCGCTGCTGGCGTCCGACGCGCTGGTGATCGACGCCTGCCGCTACGCCGTGCAGGGCGCGCACGGCACCCTGGCGCTGGCCAGCCGCCCGATCCTGTTCACCCTGGCGCAGGCGCTGGGCCAGGCGTGGCCCGACGACGTGCCGCGCGATGCGTTGATCGCCCAGGCCTTCCGCACCCGCCATCCCGACGAGTCGCATCGCGCGCGGCTGCGGGTGGAAATCGGCCGCCTGCGGGCGGCGCTGGGTACCCTGGCCGGCATCCGGGCGACGCGGCAGGGCTTCGCGCTGACATCGGCGGCGGGCGCCGTCGCGGTACTGACGCCCCCCATGCAGGAGCGCCACGCCGCCGTGCTGGCGCTGCTGGCCGACGGCGAAGCCTGGTCCAGTTCGGCCCTGGCGCTGGCCACCGGCGCCAGCCAGCGCCAGGTGCAGCGCGCCCTGGACGCGCTGGCCGCGGCGGGCCGCGCGCAGCCGCTGGGTCGCGGCCGGGCGCGGCGCTGGATCACGCCGCCACTGCCTGGTTTCGCGACGACATTGTTACTCCCGGTTCCGCTGCCGAATGCCTAG
- a CDS encoding SMI1/KNR4 family protein, whose product MGDDFSANEIQSLRQHGIALFADRVLIEVQPPMSEARIDQIEAICAGPLPQALRELWRLTAGGELAYDLHAQMDGNEEALSWSELFYDGSDQYRDLAGWIEHEQECAEEAAEESGDAWDGKLRYLPIGGFEYCDRIYVYLAPGAQAGGIVAWKQGLPGWTHALQQDGIATIADDLRGAFAELCLEEDPEGPDSTGIRVLEYLDERVADHGMPQALADKLTAFYRRALVDWRGPLAAGTLAQSPRLANLALRHALANDDGALVAQLAAQGMGFGQPLRGSATALDVALMQHAYAAAQALLRAGAPVSADALHRFDRQPPAALVAQLLARGARADGLGVARCVACGAPDVARLVVAAGGEGVAAAYAEARDAMLARYEEDLRRVRAGKLGHYLGADGLAERVANLRAFVL is encoded by the coding sequence ATGGGTGATGATTTTTCCGCCAACGAAATCCAGTCGCTTCGACAGCACGGCATCGCCTTGTTCGCCGATCGTGTCCTGATCGAGGTCCAGCCGCCGATGAGCGAGGCGCGCATCGACCAGATCGAAGCGATCTGCGCCGGTCCCTTGCCGCAGGCGTTGCGTGAATTGTGGCGCCTGACCGCCGGCGGCGAACTGGCCTACGACCTGCATGCGCAGATGGACGGCAACGAAGAGGCCCTCAGCTGGTCCGAACTGTTCTACGACGGCAGCGACCAATACCGCGACCTGGCGGGCTGGATCGAACACGAGCAGGAATGCGCCGAAGAGGCCGCCGAGGAAAGCGGCGATGCCTGGGACGGCAAGCTGCGTTATCTGCCGATCGGCGGTTTCGAGTACTGCGACCGCATTTATGTGTACCTGGCGCCGGGCGCGCAGGCGGGCGGCATCGTGGCCTGGAAGCAGGGGCTGCCGGGCTGGACGCACGCGTTGCAGCAGGATGGCATCGCCACCATCGCGGACGATCTGCGCGGCGCGTTTGCCGAGCTGTGCCTGGAGGAAGATCCCGAGGGTCCCGACAGCACGGGCATACGCGTGCTGGAGTATCTGGACGAGCGCGTGGCGGATCACGGCATGCCGCAGGCATTGGCGGACAAGCTGACGGCGTTCTACCGGCGCGCGTTGGTGGATTGGCGCGGGCCGTTGGCGGCGGGGACGCTGGCACAGTCGCCGCGGCTGGCCAACCTGGCCTTGCGGCATGCGCTGGCCAATGATGACGGCGCGCTGGTCGCGCAATTGGCGGCGCAGGGCATGGGTTTCGGCCAGCCGTTGCGGGGCAGCGCGACGGCGCTGGACGTGGCGTTGATGCAGCACGCCTACGCGGCGGCGCAGGCGCTGCTGCGGGCCGGCGCGCCGGTCAGCGCGGACGCATTGCACCGGTTCGATCGCCAGCCGCCCGCCGCATTGGTGGCGCAACTGCTGGCGCGCGGTGCGCGCGCCGACGGCCTGGGCGTGGCGCGCTGCGTGGCATGTGGCGCGCCGGATGTCGCGCGCCTGGTCGTGGCCGCTGGTGGCGAGGGCGTCGCGGCCGCGTATGCCGAGGCGCGCGACGCCATGCTGGCGCGCTACGAGGAAGACCTGCGCCGCGTGCGCGCCGGCAAGCTGGGCCACTACCTGGGCGCGGACGGCTTGGCCGAGCGGGTCGCGAACCTGCGCGCGTTCGTGCTTTGA
- a CDS encoding citrate synthase family protein — protein sequence MPDYLTSAAAAARLGVSRQTLYAYVSRGLLHAEAGATPRESRYLAEDVERLAAQRTRGRKPKEVAKATLNWGLPVLESAITLIDDGQLFYRGESAVALAASRSVEAVAAHLWQCDEAMAFDAPASVLPRDLAALFARHRGQRAEAALLPLFTAASDDDATALWQRSPQRQAQGCGALVRTLAACLLQTAPDAAPIHVQCARAWGVDAAGADLIRMALVLCADHELNASSFTARCIASTGASLRAGIVGGLAALTGGRHGGTTARGEAMWDELERGDGGADGGQRLARGLRERLARGEDLPGFGHHLYPAGDPRASALLARILPQRPDWQALIEQAFELIGQRPSVDFALVAVRRHLGLPLGAAFGLFALGRSIGWLAHGLEQRGSPDVIRPRAAYTGVHPDAA from the coding sequence ATGCCGGACTACCTGACTTCCGCCGCCGCGGCCGCCCGTCTGGGCGTGTCGCGCCAGACCCTGTACGCCTATGTCAGCCGCGGCTTGCTGCACGCCGAGGCTGGCGCCACGCCGCGCGAAAGCCGCTATCTGGCCGAGGACGTCGAGCGCCTGGCGGCGCAGCGCACGCGCGGCCGCAAGCCGAAGGAGGTGGCCAAGGCCACGCTGAACTGGGGGCTGCCGGTGCTGGAGTCCGCCATCACGCTGATCGACGACGGACAGCTGTTCTATCGCGGCGAAAGCGCCGTGGCGCTGGCCGCGTCGCGCTCGGTGGAGGCGGTGGCGGCGCACCTGTGGCAATGCGACGAGGCGATGGCGTTCGACGCGCCCGCGTCGGTCCTGCCGCGGGACCTGGCGGCGCTGTTCGCGCGGCACCGCGGCCAGCGCGCCGAGGCCGCGCTGCTGCCGCTGTTCACGGCGGCCAGCGACGACGACGCCACCGCGCTATGGCAACGCTCGCCGCAGCGCCAGGCGCAGGGCTGCGGCGCGCTGGTGCGCACGCTGGCGGCCTGCCTGCTGCAGACCGCGCCGGATGCCGCGCCGATCCACGTGCAGTGCGCCCGCGCCTGGGGCGTGGACGCGGCGGGCGCCGACCTGATCCGGATGGCGCTGGTGCTGTGCGCCGACCACGAACTGAATGCCTCCAGCTTCACCGCGCGCTGCATCGCGTCCACCGGCGCCAGCCTGCGCGCCGGCATTGTCGGCGGCCTGGCCGCGCTGACGGGCGGACGGCACGGCGGCACCACGGCGCGTGGCGAAGCGATGTGGGACGAGCTGGAGCGCGGCGACGGCGGCGCGGACGGCGGCCAGCGGCTGGCGCGCGGCCTGCGCGAGCGGTTGGCGCGGGGCGAGGACCTGCCAGGTTTCGGTCACCACCTCTACCCCGCCGGCGATCCGCGCGCCAGCGCCTTGCTGGCGCGGATACTGCCGCAGCGTCCCGACTGGCAGGCGCTGATCGAACAGGCCTTCGAGCTGATCGGGCAGCGGCCGTCGGTGGATTTCGCGCTGGTGGCGGTGCGGCGCCATCTGGGGCTGCCGTTGGGCGCGGCCTTCGGCCTGTTCGCGCTGGGCCGCTCCATTGGCTGGCTGGCGCATGGGCTGGAGCAGCGCGGCAGTCCGGATGTGATCCGGCCGCGCGCGGCCTATACCGGCGTGCATCCCGACGCGGCTTGA
- a CDS encoding CoA transferase codes for MSATTLPPPSPAIADYLRQFWLAAGGDPAHLTRVAISGEGALPSAFAVTEFATAAIGAAGLAMAEFVAASAGAMDTGAIGQVTVDRRLASLWFGTTLRPVGWNAPPLWDAVAGDYRAADGWIRLHTNAPHHRDAALAVLGVAADRDAVALAVSRWRADELEAAVVARNGCAAAMRGIDAWQQHPQGRDVATEPLLHRTAGPGAARPDWHVSRQRPLQGLRVLDLTRILAGPVATRFLAGYGADVLRIDPPGWEEPGTVPEVVLGKRCARLDLKSAKGLATLERLLGEADVLIHGYRADALARLGLDADRRRQLNPTLVDVSLDAYGWSGPWQGRRGFDSLVQMSTGIAEAGMRAQGADRPVPLPCQALDHATGYLMAAAAIRGLTERLATGAGNTTRASLARSAQLLVTHRGMLEGGPALAPETQADWSAATEETSWGPARRARPPMWIEGTPQSWDYPASALGSSEATWRDTAR; via the coding sequence ATGTCCGCCACCACCCTCCCGCCGCCCTCGCCCGCCATCGCCGACTACCTGCGCCAGTTCTGGCTCGCGGCGGGCGGCGACCCCGCCCATCTGACGCGCGTCGCCATCAGCGGCGAAGGCGCCCTGCCCTCGGCCTTCGCCGTCACCGAATTCGCCACCGCCGCCATCGGCGCGGCGGGGCTGGCCATGGCGGAATTTGTCGCGGCCAGCGCTGGCGCCATGGACACCGGCGCCATCGGCCAGGTCACGGTCGACCGCCGCCTGGCCTCGCTCTGGTTCGGCACCACCCTGCGTCCCGTTGGCTGGAATGCTCCGCCGCTCTGGGATGCCGTGGCGGGCGACTATCGCGCCGCGGACGGCTGGATCCGGCTGCACACCAACGCCCCCCACCACCGCGACGCCGCCCTGGCGGTGCTGGGCGTGGCCGCCGACCGCGACGCGGTGGCGCTGGCGGTCTCGCGCTGGCGCGCCGACGAACTGGAAGCCGCCGTGGTCGCGCGCAACGGCTGCGCCGCGGCCATGCGCGGCATCGACGCCTGGCAACAGCACCCGCAAGGCCGCGACGTCGCCACGGAACCGCTGTTGCACCGAACCGCCGGCCCCGGCGCCGCCCGGCCGGACTGGCATGTTTCACGGCAGCGCCCGCTGCAGGGCCTGCGCGTGCTGGACCTGACGCGCATCCTGGCCGGCCCTGTCGCCACCCGCTTCCTGGCCGGCTACGGCGCCGACGTGCTGCGCATCGACCCGCCCGGCTGGGAAGAACCCGGCACGGTGCCCGAAGTCGTGCTGGGCAAGCGCTGCGCGCGTCTGGACCTGAAGTCCGCCAAGGGCCTGGCCACCCTGGAACGCCTGCTCGGCGAGGCCGACGTGCTGATCCACGGCTATCGCGCCGACGCCCTGGCGCGCCTGGGCCTGGACGCCGACCGCCGCCGCCAGCTCAACCCGACGCTGGTGGACGTGTCGCTCGATGCGTATGGCTGGAGCGGCCCGTGGCAGGGACGGCGCGGCTTCGACAGCCTGGTGCAGATGAGCACCGGCATCGCCGAGGCCGGCATGCGCGCCCAGGGCGCCGACCGCCCGGTGCCGCTGCCGTGCCAGGCGCTCGACCACGCCACCGGCTATCTGATGGCGGCCGCGGCCATCCGTGGCCTGACCGAACGGTTGGCAACGGGCGCGGGCAACACCACGCGCGCGTCATTGGCGCGCAGCGCGCAGTTGCTGGTCACGCATCGCGGCATGCTGGAAGGCGGGCCGGCGCTGGCCCCGGAAACGCAAGCGGATTGGTCCGCGGCGACCGAGGAGACCTCGTGGGGCCCCGCCCGGCGCGCCAGGCCGCCGATGTGGATCGAAGGCACGCCGCAGTCGTGGGATTATCCGGCGAGCGCATTGGGCTCGTCCGAAGCAACGTGGCGCGACACCGCGCGATAG
- a CDS encoding DUF6882 domain-containing protein: MSDTPQPFDVSAYIAQSLEGMRAATSAHCATWHLDEAEQWSVDMDSGLIVFQLPGGITAHAPVQIVGTSNSEDGSFLWGWDHPSVPAELAEHAQLALAFGKAHGLEAYTHRKVPCDDAQAWEFTAIAMRLGEASGSYRAQASDTAHVWMTFGQVTLSQA; encoded by the coding sequence ATGTCCGACACCCCACAGCCCTTCGACGTTTCCGCCTACATCGCCCAGAGCCTGGAAGGCATGCGCGCCGCCACCTCGGCGCACTGCGCCACCTGGCACCTGGACGAGGCCGAGCAATGGTCCGTGGACATGGACAGCGGCCTGATCGTGTTCCAGCTGCCCGGCGGCATCACCGCCCACGCGCCGGTGCAGATCGTCGGCACCTCCAACAGCGAGGACGGCAGCTTCCTGTGGGGCTGGGATCATCCCTCGGTGCCGGCCGAACTGGCCGAACACGCCCAGCTGGCGCTGGCCTTCGGCAAGGCCCACGGCCTGGAAGCCTATACGCACCGCAAAGTGCCGTGCGACGACGCCCAGGCCTGGGAATTCACCGCCATCGCCATGCGCCTGGGCGAGGCCAGCGGCTCGTACCGCGCGCAGGCCTCGGACACCGCCCACGTCTGGATGACGTTCGGCCAGGTGACCCTGTCCCAGGCCTGA
- a CDS encoding DUF802 domain-containing protein — translation MSKYLINIVVFLSGLAVSGWIGAGYAGTNSLALAVTLLIGACYVAGALELLRYQQATASLRRAVGNLSEAPASLGGWLEQLPAALRNPVRLRIEGERVGLPGPALAPYLVGLLVLLGMLGTFLGMVVTLRGTGAALESATDLAAIRASLAAPVKGLGFAFGTSIAGVATSAMLGLLAALSRRDRIQAAQWLDAKAATTLRLYTQGHQREESFKLLQRQAEVLQRQAEAMPALVDRLDAMMRNLEQQNHTLNERQLASQDAFQGKAEAAYARLAAVMEQSMKESVAESARSAGAALQPAVEATMAGLSRETATLHDTVTQAVQRQLDGMTAGLQAATSNVAGIWNQALAGQQRASETLAQDLRDSLDRFAQTFEQRSATLLDSVSQRLEASSGSMSEAWNVALSRQERASEKLAGDNLQALTAAAASFEQHSASLLRTLNASHATLQSDLASRDQQRLAAWTETLGALSATLRQEWQQAGAQAAERQLEINQALARSAQDLTEHAQTQAGLLENVSTRLETAAGNVSAQWHDALARQSQVSDKLADDNRAALAAAAATFEQHSAALLRTLDQSHNELQAALAARDEQRLAAWAGTLGAVADKLGQEWEQAGAQAAARQHDISQTLARTAQDLASRGEAQAALLDTVAARIESAAGGVTQAWTEAQVRQELTSEKLAADNQQALTAAAAAFEQHSAALLRTLDQSHADLQAALAARDEHRLAAWHASLGALATELGQEWRAAGEHTAARHQELGQLLARTAHDITTQTQAQAALLENVSARLESAAGGVTQAWTEAQVRQALANEKLAGDNQQALTTAAAAFEQHSASLLQTLGQSQADLQAALAARDQERLAAWTGELGAIAEALRQEWEQAGARSASLQQEICATLAQTAQDIATQTEAHASGTIAEISQLVQAASEAPRAAAEVIGELRQKLSDSLAYDNAMLEERNRLLDTLATLLDAVNHASAEQRSAVDALVSSSADLLDRVGTQFTEQVESETARLDDVAAQVTSGAAEVASLGEAFGAAVRLFGESNDKLVAHLQRIESALDKSIARGDEQLAYYVAQAREVVDLSTMSQKQIVENLRDLASQRAANAGAQAA, via the coding sequence ATGTCCAAGTATCTGATCAATATCGTTGTTTTCCTCAGCGGCCTGGCCGTGTCCGGCTGGATCGGCGCGGGCTACGCGGGCACCAATTCCCTGGCGCTGGCCGTCACGCTGCTGATCGGCGCCTGCTACGTCGCCGGCGCGCTCGAATTGCTGCGCTACCAGCAGGCCACCGCGTCCCTCAGACGCGCGGTCGGCAACCTGTCGGAAGCGCCCGCCAGCCTCGGCGGCTGGCTCGAACAACTGCCCGCCGCGCTGCGCAACCCGGTGCGGCTGCGCATCGAGGGCGAACGCGTCGGTCTGCCCGGCCCGGCGCTGGCGCCCTACCTGGTCGGCCTGCTGGTGCTGCTGGGCATGCTCGGCACCTTCCTGGGCATGGTGGTGACGCTGCGCGGCACCGGCGCCGCGCTCGAGAGCGCCACCGACCTGGCCGCGATCCGCGCCTCGCTGGCCGCGCCCGTCAAGGGCCTGGGCTTCGCCTTCGGCACCTCGATCGCCGGCGTCGCCACCTCGGCCATGCTGGGCCTGCTGGCGGCCCTGAGCCGCCGCGACCGGATCCAGGCCGCGCAGTGGCTCGACGCCAAGGCGGCCACCACGCTGCGCCTGTACACCCAGGGCCACCAGCGCGAAGAGAGCTTCAAGCTGCTGCAACGCCAGGCCGAAGTGCTGCAACGGCAGGCCGAGGCCATGCCCGCGCTGGTCGACCGCCTGGACGCCATGATGCGCAACCTGGAACAGCAGAACCACACGCTGAACGAGCGCCAGCTCGCCAGCCAGGACGCCTTCCAGGGCAAGGCCGAGGCCGCCTACGCGCGCCTGGCCGCGGTGATGGAACAGTCGATGAAGGAAAGCGTGGCCGAAAGCGCCCGCTCGGCCGGCGCGGCGCTGCAACCCGCGGTCGAAGCCACCATGGCCGGCCTGTCGCGCGAGACCGCGACGCTGCACGACACCGTCACCCAGGCGGTGCAACGCCAGCTGGACGGCATGACCGCCGGCCTGCAGGCGGCCACCAGCAATGTCGCCGGCATCTGGAACCAGGCCCTGGCCGGCCAGCAGCGCGCCAGCGAAACCCTGGCGCAGGACCTGCGTGATTCGCTCGACCGCTTCGCGCAGACCTTCGAACAGCGCTCGGCCACCCTGCTGGACAGCGTGTCCCAGCGCCTGGAAGCGTCCTCGGGCAGCATGTCCGAGGCCTGGAACGTGGCCCTGAGCCGCCAGGAACGCGCCAGCGAAAAACTGGCCGGCGACAACCTGCAGGCCCTGACGGCCGCCGCCGCCAGCTTCGAGCAGCATTCGGCGTCGTTGCTGCGCACGCTGAACGCCTCGCACGCGACGCTGCAATCCGACCTGGCCTCGCGCGACCAGCAACGCCTGGCCGCCTGGACCGAAACGCTGGGCGCCCTGTCCGCGACCCTGCGCCAGGAATGGCAGCAGGCCGGCGCGCAAGCGGCCGAGCGCCAGCTGGAAATCAACCAGGCCCTGGCCCGCAGCGCGCAGGACCTGACCGAACATGCGCAGACCCAGGCCGGCCTGCTCGAGAACGTCTCGACCCGCCTGGAAACCGCGGCCGGCAACGTCTCGGCCCAATGGCACGACGCCCTGGCGCGCCAGTCGCAGGTCAGCGACAAGCTGGCCGACGACAACCGCGCGGCCCTGGCCGCCGCCGCCGCGACCTTCGAACAACACTCGGCCGCCCTGCTGCGCACGCTGGACCAGTCGCACAACGAGCTGCAAGCCGCCCTGGCCGCGCGCGACGAACAGCGCCTGGCCGCCTGGGCCGGCACGCTCGGCGCGGTCGCCGACAAGCTCGGCCAGGAATGGGAACAGGCCGGCGCGCAGGCCGCCGCCCGCCAGCACGACATCAGCCAGACGCTGGCGCGCACCGCGCAGGACCTGGCCAGCCGTGGCGAAGCGCAAGCCGCCCTGCTCGACACCGTCGCCGCCCGCATCGAATCCGCCGCCGGCGGCGTGACGCAGGCCTGGACCGAGGCGCAAGTGCGCCAGGAACTGACCAGCGAGAAGCTGGCCGCCGACAACCAGCAGGCCCTGACCGCCGCCGCGGCCGCCTTCGAACAGCACTCGGCCGCGCTGCTGCGCACGCTGGACCAGTCGCATGCCGACCTGCAGGCCGCCCTGGCCGCGCGCGACGAGCATCGCCTGGCCGCCTGGCATGCCTCGCTGGGCGCGCTGGCCACCGAACTGGGCCAGGAATGGCGCGCGGCCGGCGAGCATACCGCCGCCCGCCACCAGGAACTGGGCCAGCTGCTGGCCCGCACCGCGCACGACATCACCACCCAGACCCAGGCCCAGGCCGCCCTGCTGGAAAACGTCTCGGCCCGCCTGGAATCGGCGGCCGGCGGCGTGACGCAGGCCTGGACCGAAGCGCAAGTGCGCCAGGCACTGGCCAACGAGAAACTGGCTGGCGACAACCAGCAGGCCCTGACCACCGCCGCGGCCGCCTTCGAGCAGCATTCGGCGTCGCTGCTGCAGACGCTGGGCCAATCGCAGGCCGACCTGCAGGCCGCCCTGGCCGCGCGCGACCAGGAACGCCTGGCCGCCTGGACCGGCGAGCTGGGCGCGATCGCCGAGGCCCTGCGCCAGGAATGGGAACAGGCCGGCGCCCGCAGCGCCAGCCTGCAGCAGGAGATCTGCGCCACCCTGGCCCAGACCGCGCAGGACATCGCCACGCAGACCGAGGCCCACGCCAGCGGCACCATCGCCGAGATCAGCCAGCTGGTGCAGGCCGCCTCCGAGGCGCCGCGCGCGGCCGCCGAGGTCATCGGCGAGCTGCGCCAGAAGCTGTCGGACAGCCTGGCCTACGACAACGCCATGCTGGAAGAACGCAACCGCCTGCTGGACACGCTGGCGACGCTGCTGGACGCCGTCAACCACGCCTCCGCCGAGCAGCGCAGCGCGGTCGACGCGCTGGTGTCGTCGTCGGCGGACCTGCTGGACCGCGTCGGCACGCAATTCACCGAGCAGGTCGAGTCCGAGACCGCCCGCCTGGACGACGTGGCCGCGCAAGTGACCAGCGGCGCCGCCGAAGTGGCGAGCCTGGGCGAAGCCTTCGGCGCCGCGGTGCGCCTGTTCGGCGAGTCCAACGACAAGCTGGTGGCGCACCTGCAGCGCATCGAGAGCGCACTCGACAAATCGATCGCGCGCGGCGACGAGCAGCTGGCCTACTACGTGGCGCAGGCGCGCGAAGTGGTCGACCTGAGCACCATGTCGCAGAAGCAGATCGTCGAGAACCTGCGTGACCTGGCCAGCCAGCGCGCCGCCAACGCCGGAGCGCAGGCGGCATGA
- a CDS encoding DUF3348 domain-containing protein — MLQAPQRTGLSGPTLIRLLTRLTDVDVPESRQPLSDHLSQWLGWTDAIALSAALNNRPPAIAPGARTFSSAEERECERVRTTLADAIASDTAATAAKRLMPGQVSAKVAALQADDADYSNFRQRYLSLQHTMETSIGNLRSRLRGMVAARTPEMTRLAVVDAIMDRALLPRERTLLGAIPKLLQAHFDRLRRAEQAALEAAAEAQALADAPQADADAQADAAVPAGAAPQPALPAPTPGAWLETFRKDMRSVLLAELDVRLQPVEGLLATLRTS, encoded by the coding sequence ATGTTGCAAGCCCCACAGCGCACAGGTTTAAGCGGCCCGACGCTCATTCGCTTGCTGACTCGCCTGACGGATGTCGACGTGCCGGAATCCCGGCAACCGTTGTCGGATCATCTGAGCCAATGGCTCGGCTGGACCGACGCGATTGCCCTGTCCGCCGCCCTGAACAACCGCCCGCCGGCGATCGCGCCCGGCGCGCGCACGTTCAGCAGCGCCGAGGAGCGCGAGTGCGAGCGCGTCCGGACCACGCTGGCCGATGCCATCGCCAGCGATACCGCGGCCACGGCCGCCAAGCGGCTGATGCCGGGGCAGGTTTCCGCCAAAGTGGCGGCGCTGCAGGCCGACGACGCCGACTACTCGAATTTCCGTCAGCGCTATCTGTCGTTGCAACACACGATGGAGACCAGCATCGGCAATCTGCGCAGCCGCCTGCGCGGCATGGTCGCGGCCAGGACGCCCGAGATGACGCGCCTGGCGGTGGTGGACGCCATCATGGACCGCGCCCTGCTGCCGCGCGAGCGGACGCTGCTGGGCGCCATTCCGAAGCTGCTGCAGGCGCATTTCGACCGGTTGCGGCGGGCCGAACAGGCGGCGCTGGAAGCGGCGGCCGAGGCGCAAGCCCTGGCCGACGCCCCACAGGCCGATGCCGACGCGCAGGCCGACGCCGCCGTGCCGGCCGGCGCGGCGCCGCAACCCGCTTTACCCGCGCCCACGCCGGGCGCCTGGCTGGAGACGTTCCGCAAAGACATGCGCAGCGTGCTGCTGGCCGAACTGGATGTTCGTTTACAACCGGTGGAAGGGCTGCTTGCCACCCTTCGCACCAGCTAA